One genomic window of Bacillus mycoides includes the following:
- a CDS encoding spore germination protein: MGINMRKVKIINNTGAVNVGDCYDISPLAVAKIYAGAGGSSAAVFLNGKRQPEAVIRTSVFLPPLATSTRTLGA, encoded by the coding sequence ATGGGGATTAACATGCGTAAAGTAAAAATTATAAATAATACAGGAGCTGTCAATGTCGGTGACTGTTATGATATCTCACCTTTAGCTGTGGCAAAAATATATGCTGGTGCTGGAGGATCGAGTGCGGCTGTTTTTTTAAATGGGAAACGACAGCCAGAAGCTGTGATTAGAACATCAGTGTTTCTTCCGCCATTAGCGACGAGTACACGTACATTAGGTGCATAA
- a CDS encoding rhodanese-like domain-containing protein: MTEVKTITTEEVQERLENGETLFLVDVREDEEVAAGKIPEAVHIKMGDIPNKVDFFEKENEYIFICRSGMRSENVCHYLNEQGFKTVNMVGGMLQYEGETK; this comes from the coding sequence ATGACAGAAGTAAAAACAATTACTACAGAAGAAGTGCAAGAGCGTTTAGAAAATGGAGAAACATTATTTTTAGTAGATGTAAGGGAAGATGAAGAAGTAGCGGCAGGAAAAATTCCGGAAGCTGTACATATTAAAATGGGCGATATTCCAAATAAAGTAGATTTCTTTGAGAAAGAGAATGAATATATCTTTATTTGCCGTTCGGGAATGCGTAGTGAAAATGTATGCCATTATTTAAATGAGCAAGGATTTAAAACAGTGAATATGGTTGGCGGTATGCTTCAATATGAAGGCGAAACGAAATAG
- a CDS encoding alpha/beta fold hydrolase, whose translation MQIVKKEKFVLKEFVFENGREIPVQMGYETYGALNRERSNAILVCHYFSATSHAAGKYTEHDEGAGWWDGLIGPGKAIDTNKYFIICTDNLCNVQVKNPYVITTGPKSINPMTGFEYAMDFPVFTFLDVARMQYELIKDMGIARLHAVMGPSAGGMIAQQWAVHYPHMVERMIGVITNPQNPIITSGNVAQNAIEAIQLDPNWKGGKYGEEQPTKGLHLANKMMFMNAFDEHFYETAFPRNSIEMAPYQQFSALTSFEKEINKVTCKSIDLVDANSWMYTTKAVLLHDIAHGFSSLEEALSKIEANVLMIPCKQDLLQPPRYNYKMVEILQKQGKYAEVYEIESINGHMAGALDVHLFEKKVYEFLNRKVSSFV comes from the coding sequence GTGCAAATTGTAAAAAAGGAGAAGTTTGTTTTAAAAGAGTTTGTGTTTGAAAATGGTAGGGAAATTCCTGTTCAAATGGGGTATGAGACGTATGGTGCTTTAAATAGAGAAAGATCAAATGCGATTTTGGTTTGTCACTATTTTAGTGCAACAAGTCATGCGGCTGGAAAATATACAGAGCATGATGAGGGGGCTGGTTGGTGGGATGGATTAATTGGACCTGGGAAAGCAATTGATACAAATAAATATTTCATTATATGTACTGATAATCTTTGTAATGTCCAAGTGAAGAACCCATATGTGATTACAACGGGACCGAAATCGATAAATCCGATGACTGGTTTTGAGTATGCGATGGATTTTCCAGTTTTCACATTTTTAGATGTAGCACGTATGCAATATGAGTTAATAAAAGATATGGGGATTGCTAGATTACATGCTGTAATGGGACCGTCGGCAGGTGGGATGATTGCGCAGCAATGGGCTGTCCACTATCCTCATATGGTAGAACGAATGATTGGAGTTATTACGAATCCGCAAAACCCAATTATAACGTCGGGAAATGTAGCGCAAAATGCGATCGAAGCAATTCAGCTTGATCCAAATTGGAAAGGTGGAAAGTACGGAGAGGAACAACCAACGAAGGGGCTTCATTTGGCGAATAAAATGATGTTTATGAACGCATTTGATGAACATTTTTATGAAACGGCATTCCCGCGGAACAGTATAGAAATGGCACCTTATCAGCAATTTTCTGCATTAACATCATTTGAGAAAGAAATAAATAAAGTGACATGTAAAAGTATAGATTTAGTAGATGCAAATTCATGGATGTACACTACAAAAGCGGTCTTATTACATGATATTGCACATGGATTTTCTTCCTTAGAAGAGGCTCTTTCTAAGATTGAAGCGAATGTACTCATGATTCCATGTAAACAAGATTTACTTCAGCCGCCTCGTTACAATTATAAAATGGTAGAAATTTTGCAAAAGCAAGGGAAGTATGCAGAAGTATACGAGATAGAAAGTATAAATGGGCATATGGCAGGAGCGTTAGATGTTCATTTATTTGAAAAGAAAGTTTATGAGTTTTTAAACCGGAAAGTATCTAGTTTTGTGTAG